The genomic interval CGAGAGAAAGTAACGCAAAGCTCTGCCCATCTTACCGAAGTAAGAACTGAGATTGCTAAAACAGTAGTAGGTCAGGATGCTATAATCAGCCGTTTGTTGATTGCCATTCTGGCAGATGGGCATGTGCTAATAGAAGGAGTACCAGGCTTGGCAAAGACTCTAATTGTAAGCAGTTTAGCACAAAGTTTACAAGCTAGTTTTGCTCGTATCCAGTTTACACCCGATCTATTGCCTGCAGATATTACGGGGACCTTGATCTTTAACCAAAAGACTGCTGAATTCAGCCCCAAGAAAGGACCTATCTTTGCCAATTTCATTTTGGCGGATGAGATTAACCGTGCCCCATCCAAAGTGCAATCGGCATTATTGGAGGCGATGCAGGAGCGACAAGTGACTATTGGCGATAGCAGCGAACCTTTGCCCAATCCATTCTTTGTGATGGCTACGCAAAATCCCATTGAGCAGGAAGGTACTTATTCTTTGCCTGAAGCACAAGTAGACAGATTTATGATGAAACTAATAATTCGTTATCCTTCAATGGAAGATGAACGCAGGATCTTGAAGTTGATGGTTGATCCCCAACCGGTAAAAATAAATGCCGTGCTTTCTCCCCAACAAATAGCGTCTATGCGAGAAACCATGCATATGGTTTATATGGAAGAAAAATTGAACGACTATATTCTGCATTTGGTGATGGCTACCAGATATCCGCAGAGGTACCCCAGATTAAGTACTCTGGCTCCGCTGATAAGCTTTGGAGCAAGTCCTCGAGCTAGCATTAATCTTGCTCGTGCGGCAAAAGCGCATGCCTATTTAGAAGGTAGGGCTTATGTTATTCCTGATGATATCAAAGCTATTGGCAAAGATGTGTTGCGTCACCGCATTGTGCTTTCTTATGAAGCAGAGGCAGAGGAGATAAAGAGCGAAGAGATAATCGCTCGCATTTTGGATGAGATTGAAGTTCCCTAAATAAAGTTTACGCAGGAGAGAGCTTTGCATCTGCTAAGTACAGCCGATCTAATCAAGAAAATTCGCCGTT from Candidatus Cloacimonadota bacterium carries:
- a CDS encoding MoxR family ATPase, giving the protein MLIEEIREKVTQSSAHLTEVRTEIAKTVVGQDAIISRLLIAILADGHVLIEGVPGLAKTLIVSSLAQSLQASFARIQFTPDLLPADITGTLIFNQKTAEFSPKKGPIFANFILADEINRAPSKVQSALLEAMQERQVTIGDSSEPLPNPFFVMATQNPIEQEGTYSLPEAQVDRFMMKLIIRYPSMEDERRILKLMVDPQPVKINAVLSPQQIASMRETMHMVYMEEKLNDYILHLVMATRYPQRYPRLSTLAPLISFGASPRASINLARAAKAHAYLEGRAYVIPDDIKAIGKDVLRHRIVLSYEAEAEEIKSEEIIARILDEIEVP